TGTCACAGGCTCATAGCATTCAGCTAGATATGCTTTTCAGTCCAAAAGATTGGAAACTACAAAACAACATGTTGATAAAATGAAAAGAGCAAATGCAGATGTGGCAAGAAAAGACAAAAGAGGGGGTAAAGCAGGAGATGAACACATTCACAAGAAACAGGAACGGCACAAACTAGAGACAAGATATTTGCTAGTACAACTTAACAGTGTGCAATAAAGGCCAATAATCACACTCATGAGATTTTACTCAAAtatggaaaaaaatttattaacaatataaaaataaaaataaaaaagaacaagaaatcatcaacaaaaggggaaaaaaaagaacatacacacacacacacatacacacaaaaagagagggaaatagggtggagagagagagagagagagagagagaacttacAAAAGTGCTGCCCACTATTTAGTCGCCAAGAATTCAAATAAACACCCTAAAAGCACTAGAAGCTACACTAAAGCCTAGAGGCTAGGCAAACGACTCTATCTTACAGCATAAGAACAAGGTGTAACTTGTAAACAGAAGCTGTGAATCTTTTCTACATTgatttgttcatatgtacatcccaatatataatacgattacctatcctaaacaaggaaacaattctcttactgaataatatcaaatcccccatatttacccactttcctaatttgtgtattatttacaatgatacttgggattggaattttaacactccccctcaagttggatcataaatattaatcatctccaacttgctaatgggATTATCAAAGTTTtgtcgtcccaaccctttagtgaagatatctgcagtttgttccttggtaggtacataagtcatacaaataattccttcttcaattttctctttgatgaagtgtctgtccacttccacatgtttagtcctgtcgtgttgaactggattgagagagatgctgatagTTGTCTTATTGTCactatagagtttgataggaaagttCACCGGGACctataattcttccaagagtctccgtaaccacagtccttcacatatcccttgagcgactgccctgaattcagcttcagcactactacgagccaccacattctgtttttgcttctccaagttaccagatttccccagacgaatgtacaataacctgtggtggaccttctatcttccactgatcctgcccaatctgcatctgtaaagatctctacttccttgctttcacatttcttaaagaagagtcctcttcccggggatcccttgagatatctaagaatcttgtacacagcatctaagtgggcttcttttggtgaatgcatgtgttgatttactacactgactgcaaatgcaatatctagtctagtatgtgataggtagattagcttgccaaccaatctccGATACCCCTCCTTTTCCACTGGTAttccacaatcttcaaccctctttattgcttcaatcggggtttcactGGATTTGCATCCCAGCATGTCAatttcaattaggagatcagtaacatactttcgctgagaaacactaattccctttttcgttctcactacttccatgcccaaaaaataccgcatttgTTCCAAGTCTTTAACTTCCAATTCAGCAGccagaactttcttcaatctctccatcttTACAGTATCATCACCAGCAAGGATTATACactcaacatacactattagaattgttctcttacctctttcaaactgttggAAGAACAGTGTATGGTCTGATTACCCTTGTCGATAACCTTGATTCTTCATTACTTTTgcgaatctgtcgaaccatgctctaggagattgtatgaggccatacaaggacttcttgagtttacacactctgttttcttcacctttcccaCTAAATCctagtggtatagtcatgtatacgtcctcttctaattctccatttaaaaaggcatttttaatatcaagttgttgtagtggccaatctaagttggctgccaaggacaagagaaCCCAAACAAATGTCTCTGTATAGTCAATGTCGTAAGTCTGtgtaaaaccttttgcaacaagtctggctttatatctttaaattgttccatcagatttatatttcattgTGAAGACTcatttacaacccactggcttcttccctttcggtaaatttgtcaactcccaagttccatttttttctagggctcgcatttcttccatgactgcctctctccatttaggtatttctagagcttcctgaatgttctttGGCATTTTCATCCTGCCAAGGTTAGAGACAAACGCACGATAACCTGtagacaaacttttataagacatgtatttagactaagGATATTGAGTACacgacctggtttgttttctgattgcaataggcaaattgatatcatcaggtacaGGATTATCAGAAGAAGACCCAATTACTAGATCGGGATTGGGCATGGGCTCATAgttattcggagccatcaccggttccaacgctcttggtgcctcaggtatgaaattctccctattctttgttttcggctttcttgagtaaacaagtatgtctgcgttgttttgctctcctgtatctccccctgaggttaagtgttCTGTTGTGTTTGGCAGGTCAGGAAGTAATGCAATGGAGActagatgggtcagggaatgaagcaACAGGAGGGAATGAAGGGACAGGAGGCTCAATAGGTGGTACTGGTTCAGATGACGCAAATTCAATAGTAAAGaggtcaaagaaccgatcttcactccatttctccccctgaagagagggctttggaaaataaggagtggtttcaaagaaagttacatcaagactaacaaacaGTCTTTTTGAGACTGGATCATAGtatttgtagcctttctgggtaggagaataaccaaggaagacacatttaatggcacgaggatccaatttatctcgatggtgtgcatgaacatgaacaaaagcagtacaaccaaagattttcaACGGGAGACAGAAGGCAAGGCGAGTTgagaggtaggaaagtgttcCTAGAATTTCTGAAGAGGGATGACAAAGGAAAGTGTTCGtctcggcattcgattaatgagatgtgtggttgttaagatggcatcgccccaaaaataatgtttcatattAGTAGTAAACATTAATGTCcaagctacttcaagtatatgtctattttttcgttcagcaaccccattttgttgaggtgtatccacacaagaactctgatgaacaatcccatttttttgaagataagttcccagaatagtattaaaatatttcgtaccattatcagtacgtaaaatttgaatatgagtctggaactATGTATGAATCATAGAATGAAAACTGATGAAAATGGAGaggacttcagttttgtctttcagtaagtagacccaacaaagacgagtatggtcatcaataaaggtaacgaaccattttgtattggtgcgattgagggaacgtgagggaccccacAAATCACTATGAAACATAgtaaatgggcgagatggtttgtatatggatgatgggaaagaagtacgacgatgttttgcaagctcacacacttcacattgaaactcagaagacattttatttgaacaaatagaaggaaacaaacattttaaatattggaaattgggatgacccatccttgaatgccataacaaaagttcactatttctagaaatagatgcagaatcacaaattgcagtattacatagttcactcaagcttgcctcctcaaagtagtagagtccctcatacgccttagcagtgccaatcgtcttccccgatgataggtcctgaaaaacacaatgagaggaaacaaatttagcagaacaattagagtcttttgttaactgactaATGGATAACAGGTTGCACAATAACTTAGGAACATATAGGACAGATTGTAAAGTTATagaatcagatatgcgaatacttccttttccagcaactggagagagagagccatctgcaatttttactctCAAATTCCCAACATATGGTGAGTAAGATGAAAAACATTGACaagacccagtcatatgatcagatgcacccgagtcaattatccatggagatttgtaacaAGATGTTGTATTTAAAGCTGACAGATAATTACCTCGGTGAGTCAAggaaccagaggaagactgacccAATGTTTGAATTGATGAAATCATTTTATACAGTTGATCCAACTGTTCGGGACTGAATGCACTACTTGAAGAGGTATTGGTGTTTTCTCCTTGTAATCTTTCGCTGACCCGTCAGTGCTAgcctggtacccacgatttttttggtattgtctcggcTTCTAATATACCGATTTTTCATGAATCTCCCAGCAAGTATTTTTTAAATGACCTGTTTTTTAGCAATGTTCgcaccataatttacctttttgtggtCCTTGACTAGGTCCCCCTAGGCCTTTTGATACAAGGGTCGAAACATCAAGCCCATTAATGTGCCCATCTATTTTTTGGGCGGATGCGGGTATGGGGAGATCCAGCCCAACACGATCATTTTGGGGCCTCAGCATCACACGCCTCCTGTTCTCCTCCCTCCTAACCTCTGCGAAGACCCCTCAGGTTGAAGAAAGAGGTCGCCAGCCAAGGATCCGTCCCCTCACGTCGTCAAGCTCTCGGTTCAGGCAGGCAAGGAACTCGAAGACCCTTTCGTTTTTgagcctccttcggtatcgtGTACTGTGGCCGGCgcactcccactcctcgtcgatgctcAGGTCGAGCTCCTGCCAAagatgggtcatctccatgaaatactcggtaacgcatctctcaccttgcctcatctaccacaatcgggtcttgattTCGAAGATTTGCGAGTAACTCTCGACGCCAGAGTATGTCTCACAAACGGCTTCCCAGACGTCCTTCGCCGTTGGCAAGAACAAGTAGACTTTTCCGATTGACGGTTGCATCAAGTTGACGAGCCAAGCTATGACCATGGAGTTTTTGGACCTCCATTTTTGCAATTCTACAATGTCGGTAGGGTCTGGTTTCCTCCGTTCACCGGTAAGATAACCTAACttcccttttccttcaatcaccaattttatggattgagcccactcacggaaattttttctgtttaatttttccaatgagagtggaaaggCTGTGTTATCTAGCCCATTCCAACCCCCAACAGATGTGGCCTCTGAGTCACCATCAATATTTGCAGAAGAGGTCGACCCTTTGCTATTGACGATGCGGCTGgccatagttagctaaggttgagaaaccctagctctgataccatgtaagcaAAAGCTGTGAATCTTTTCTGCATTgatttgttcatatgtacatcccaatatataatacgattacctattctaaacaaggaaacaattcccttactgaataatatcaaatcccccatatttacccactttcctaattagcgtattatttacaatgatacttgggattgggATTTTAACATAACTTAATTCTTGCAAGTTTTTGGTTCTCTTCTTCCATGCAAACCAAGCACATTCCATACCAACTTTCCTTGCTTACTCTTTCTGCAACCACAACAATTCTCCCTCATCAATTCCTCCACACTTACTAAGCCCACACATATCTCACCAGATATAGCAAACTACTTATACCAAAGATAGGAATCCATTTGGCAGTGACAACTTGTTTCATCATTCATCTCAAACAAACTAGTCATCTCACACTAACGTCTGTACAGAATGCCTTGTTAGGCCTTCTAGCATAAACAAATTACTAGCATTAATCCTGGTGAGAACAAAAGTCAACCAAATGCAAAATTTTAGAGGGACTTCAGCCTTCTAAATAGCTTTCTCCAACTAAAAATAATGATcaggaaaaggattcaagaactATTGCCAGAGAATTACGAAAAACTATCCCCTTTCAAAGTCCTAACAACACTTCTAATCTGATGAACAAAATAAGGACATCCATCAAATTAGCAAGTTTATCCATTTTCCTCTTATTGAgatttcaaacaaaaataaataaaaaaagaaaacccCACAAGAAAGAACTTCCCTCCATAGAATGAGAAACATGAATCAAAAAGAAAGGACTGCAAATGAGAAAAAGAGGAGGAGTACTTGTCGAGAAAACCAGAATACGAATGTTGGCAGATGCCTAGATTAACAATGGCACAATGAGATTCCTTTTAGCAGATTCCAAGTAGTAAGTAAAGGGTCTGTCAACAACCAGCTATGTTGAGCAAAGCTCTATTTAACTATTTTTTGTCTGGAAAAAGCTTCTTgcatttcttattcttttttattgAACAAAGCAGCACCCTAGAAGTTTCTAACATGGTGTTTATTTGCCATCTCGTGAAGCATGCTTTATAAGACAATTACCTTCTAAGCAACATGATAAGCCTTGGGGCAACATGCAGTAGACAGTGTCTATTTGCCATCTCATGAAACATGTTTTATAAGATAATTACCTTCTAAGCAACATAATAAGCCTTGAGGCAACATGCAATAGttttgtcttttttctttttctttcttttttcttttttgtttttttttggtttggggtgGGGGTAGGGAGAGAGTGAGAAGCTGCACAGCTAAAGGTCCATAATACATGCCCTGAACACTTCCAATGACTTATGTCTACACATTTCTTAGAAACAAAACTAAAGATAACTTATAAAGAATGATCTGAAATAAAAGTAGCCATTTCAAGGAATTGATATTGATTGGAATTAGTATCTCCAGtgaataaataaagagagaggaaaaaaaacaagaaaaaacacACATGAAATCAAGCAATCCAGACCATGATTTACAAGATAAGGAAACATGAACAGATGCAGCGCATAAATATAAGTGAAATCTTACTTTAGTGTAGTTCTTCCTTTCAACTCCATAGCCTTTGACATATAAATATCCCATACCATTATAAGCAGAGTAAAGTTGTTGTCTAGATGCAAGTTTAAGCCATTCAAGTGCCTTAGTGTAGTTCCTCTCAACTCCAGCTCCTCTAGCATATATCTCCCCAAGAAGTTCCATTGATCTTGGCTCCCCCTTATCCACAGCCTTCAAAAACCATGATAACGCCTTTGCATGATCACGCCTCAACCCTCTCAAACCAAAGTAGTAGAAAATTCCAATCCTGTACATGGCTCCTGCATTCCCTTTCTGAGCCTGATATTCCAAAATCTGGAAGTCCTCATCCTCCTCCCCCCGTGACTTCCTTAGGGCCTCCTTATTCTCCTCTGCTCCATTATGGATCCTAATTGGTTCAATCACAGGCGAGTCTTTTGAGATCAAGAAACTATTCACAGCCGCTTCTGCCAATTCAGCATACAGCTTAACAGCTTTTTCATGCatctaaaaccaaaaaaaattgaTGAGCGATGAAGTCATCGAACTTGAAAAGCATAACAGAAATGAAATCATAAAATAAATTCTATGAcaacataaaaaaatataaaataaataaaataaaataaaaaataaataaataaataaaaagagttTTCGTACATAAGAAAATAAAACCATTGAAATATTCCCAGAACTAGGAATGTTCCTTGCAGCATGAGATGAGAACATTTACGAAAACTACTACAGCTAGGGATTCCAATCAACCATCCAGCTTAAAGTCAGAACTTAAGTAACAACTGCTACAGCTAgagttttcaaatatttataaataaaaatgatgTGGGTGTGGGTGTGGGTGTATGGAAGTAATAACCCCTCAATAATTTCTTCCTCCATAAGAATGTGAGTAATTTTGGTACCAGATTCAAATCACAAAAACACTCTCCAAGCATAAGGAAGACTGCATACATCTTGCCCTTCTCAAACCCTGATGGCATGAGAGCCTTGTGCCCTGggtgtttcaatttttttttatatcagaATGTAAATAATTTTACAACAATACTTATACCTaacaaaaaatcatttttctttcaaaatttctaTGTTTAGGGGTGTTTGCATATATATTCCAAAGATTCTATCGCCATGCTCGCCATGCATGCATAGCATGGTTATAGACTCCTTGAACAAAATCCCTAGCCACAAAAATttctgaaagaaaaaaaaaattcatccctCCTCCAGATATTGTTGTTGAATATTTACATTcctaaataaatttatttcagtAATATCAACTCGAGTTCCAGGAAATGTAAGCTGAAATATTAAATCAGAAACATTCTATGGATTTCTTTTCCCTCTTACATTCCCTTAAGtccaaaattaaaatcaaaaagtTAATTCGGCCTCCACTATCCTCTGTTCTCAAAGGAGGCAGATATAAATGCAACTTCTATATCTGATGAACTCACAAAACTATATATGTTACCAACAATTTACAAATATAGTGCCTTGAATGAACACAAAACAAAGACAGTAACATCAAATTGCTAGATTAGGCTTCCCATACTTCTTGGCGAGAGTAAGTATACGCAAGCGCCATCTTCGACTGCATGTTACCACCCTCGGCAGCAAAGTAATGATATAGAAACCCCTTCGCTCCATTCCGTTCCCTCATCTGCCCCATCTGGTAGAGAAATCCCAGTACTGACTGAGCCGGCGGATACGCCCTTTTCGCCGCCGCTTCGATCTCTGATGCGGCCTCCTCCATCACCCTCGGGTCACCGGAACTGACGGCTAAGATCATCCTACTTACGCCGGAGTAGTAAAGAGCCTCGTCGCCGGACATAGGATCCAAGGGGCCGAGGTCGGGCTCGAAGATCGGGCGCCATGAACCCGGATCGAGCTCGTCGTCGGGCTTGGAGCTGGGTTCGCCGAACTCCTCCCACTCGGAAGAGTCGCCACTGCCATGTACGTCGTCATCTTCGGAAGGAGTTGAAGACGTTTCCTTGAGGTCGTCCTGGGAGAGGACGAGGACAAAGGGGCGAGCGAGAGcggagagagggagaagagagagaaatatcagaaggaggcagcagaggTGGTGGGTTGACTTTCGAGTTCGCATCCCCGCCTTCATTTCGACGTCGCCGGAGAAGAAAGCGTCCGGGTAAGGGACAGCGTTAGCGTTTGGATCTAGGTAGCGCCGGAGTATATGGGTAAAAAGGGCTGCGTGGCATTTGGCATTGCGTTATTTAGCTAATCAGATTTTGCCAAATCAGCACGTTTCGAATTGTTGTCACCTGGTGTCCAATCATTTAACTGCACGTGTAAGATGACATAGTGTTCCTGCAATGGATAATTTTTATACGAAAATATGACTTATTTAGCTTAAAAAGAAAAACACCCTCCATTTAAATTTGCTCATTTTAAGATTGGTGACATGGttaactaatcatataatagaacataataaataaaatagtcaatccgaacctgtgggtaacgaggacacaccTTACATTtacagcagaaacctaagtagtagtaagaataaatcacattttcgtaaccataaaatacaaatactagagtTAACTACATTCTCAAAtaactgtgtttatatacaatctccaaaaatacaaaatatatttatatctagGAACCCACCGTACCAATCTACTGCTCCTAGATAAAAAATTTACCCTCCTAGCAGGATAGAACTACACTATCTCAACAGCGACCTCGATCCGCCCGTCCTCCCGGGTTTCCTGAACACTATTtaagttcgagggtgagacacttttcagtaaggaaaaataaactaaatacagttgtgtgacaacatgaatattcaatgataatatagatatacgaTACATTTTGCATACCAAAAAACATTGATCATTTAATAACTACATAAACGTATatcttcatatttttttaataa
The Malania oleifera isolate guangnan ecotype guangnan chromosome 13, ASM2987363v1, whole genome shotgun sequence DNA segment above includes these coding regions:
- the LOC131146864 gene encoding ERAD-associated E3 ubiquitin-protein ligase component HRD3A-like produces the protein MKAGMRTRKSTHHLCCLLLIFLSLLPLSALARPFVLVLSQDDLKETSSTPSEDDDVHGSGDSSEWEEFGEPSSKPDDELDPGSWRPIFEPDLGPLDPMSGDEALYYSGVSRMILAVSSGDPRVMEEAASEIEAAAKRAYPPAQSVLGFLYQMGQMRERNGAKGFLYHYFAAEGGNMQSKMALAYTYSRQEMHEKAVKLYAELAEAAVNSFLISKDSPVIEPIRIHNGAEENKEALRKSRGEEDEDFQILEYQAQKGNAGAMYRIGIFYYFGLRGLRRDHAKALSWFLKAVDKGEPRSMELLGEIYARGAGVERNYTKALEWLKLASRQQLYSAYNGMGYLYVKGYGVERKNYTKAKEYFEKAADNDEAGGHYNLGVLYLKGIGVKRDVKLACKYFIVAANAGQPKAFYQLAKMFHTGVGLKKNLGMATALYKLVAERGPWSSLARWALEAYLKGDVGQAFLLYSRMAELGYEVAQSNAAWILDKYGERSMCMGESGFCTDAERHQRAHSLWWQASEQGNEHAALLIGDAYYYGRGTERDYERAAEAYMHAKSQSNAQAMFNLGYMHEHGQGLPFDLHLAKRYYDQALEIDPAAKLPVKLALTSLWVRKNYANSFLVDWIDSLPEVYPKIESWVENVLLEEGNATILTLFACLLTVLYLRERQRRNAIAGEVAAPHRPNELLAPAPN